A genomic segment from Spinacia oleracea cultivar Varoflay chromosome 3, BTI_SOV_V1, whole genome shotgun sequence encodes:
- the LOC110789085 gene encoding uncharacterized protein, with product MHLKRMNGVGVASGSVGAGNDEAEKNGAASGAAGVGSGAGEKNAPAFGSVGDGSGADKKNDAASGSVPSTSDTSGGRQPENDNLCCSIALGSPDEEVFCVSAFMLRYPKTLSQEAKLEKEVLDFCFLEDECVDPKAELFVYGLVHKITREEMQSLLPDRKILSNIVESWAILLNRKQFELNYQGCNFYFGTEYTIKLKDLVSNEKSMDSEQQISEELLSSWKHWVEDINDHRWDLKTVSMFYLPIHYGEHFSLLIVNFNSKTLVYVDNVISTKKVLSIYRTIMSFMIEAFYNYLMEIDHPSASELLDFEMTYLDFPGRSKTPNHVDCGVFLLMAMHFFDGEEMTCDLSKVILF from the exons ATGCATCTGAAAAGAATG AATGGTGTTGGTGTTGCTTCTGGTTCTGTCGGTGCCGGTAATGATGAGGCTGAAAAGAATGGTGCTGCTTCTGGTGCTGCCGGTGTTGGTAGTGGTGCAGGTGAAAAGAACGCTCCTGCTTTTGGTTCTGTTGGTGATGGTAGCGGTGCAGATAAAAAGAATGATGCTGCTTCTGGTTCTGTTCCTTCAACGAGTGATACATCTGGTGGTCGTCAACCAGAAAATGATAATCTTTGTTGCAGCATAGCACTTGGTTCACCTGATGAAGAAGTTTTCTGTGTATCTGCATTCATGCTTAGGTACCCTAAGACTCTCTCCCAAGAGGCAAAGCTTGAAAAAGAGGTTCTGGACTTCTGTTTTCTTGAAGATGAGTGTGTTGATCCAAA GGCTGAACTTTTTGTTTATGGTTTGGTTCATAAGATAACAAGAGAAGAGATGCAAAGTTTGCTCCCTGATAGGAAAATCTTATCCAATATTGTCGAGTCTTGGGCCATTCTATTAAATAGAAAGCAATTTGAGCTGAATTATCAAGGGTGTAACTTCTATTTCGGAACTGAGTATACG atCAAGCTAAAAGATCTTGTTTCGAATGAGAAGTCAATGGACTCTGAACAACAAATTTCTGAAGAGCTTTTAAGTAGTTGGAAACATTGGGTGGAGGACATCAATGACCACCGATGGGATCTTAAAACTGTTTCCATG TTTTACTTGCCTATTCATTATGGGGAGCACTTTTCTCTTCTAATTGTCAACTTCAACAGTAAAACTCTTGTATATGTTGACAACGTCATTTCTACGAAGAAGGTGTTGTCTATATACAGGACAATAATGTCCTTTATGATTGAAGCGTTCTACAATTACTTGATGGAAATTGATCATCCATCAGCTTCCGAGCTTTTAGATTTCGAAATGACATATCTTGATTTCCCTGGAAGATCAAAAACCCCTAATCATGTAGATTGTGGGGTTTTTCTGTTGATGGCAATGCACTTTTTTGACGGAGAGGAGATGACTTGTGATCTCTCCAAGGTAATTCTCTTTTAG
- the LOC130469508 gene encoding uncharacterized protein, producing the protein MLSVDCIFVVIDSILLGVDCIPLVVDQQEVAADVGYEAVPSRKGTKKTQKVKLEYVEPDGKTIELDRDFTPICRPEALINMLSIIKEKDKQVKAITEIGFGGLLSIRLPDINKKLICWILEKFNSVGHMLQFGEGRKYGVQLYDYDVYDVFRLPLVKGVDVEETPRKRVEGDGTFEMIQRWFRKYNKKDNVQSAALSEVEIYLANTNEYGDEFKRAFVIYALGVFLAPTSNRLVDIKLLKAVEDVSKIAKQNWCKYVLDHLGLAVCRWNEKITNTRVGGCLQFLEIIYLQRALFRGVSPPKEIPLVQHWSPDEVSERVAAEVKMGFGLAAVDLTSYPLSKSLGDLSGIPHSASGSKMIEFAIPEGFQTNDDIEKSCDDELEVALKKYCRDLYIV; encoded by the exons ATGTTAAgtgttgactgtatatttgtAGTTATTGACAGCATATTACTCGGTGTTGATTGTATACCACTTGTCGTTGACC AACAAGAAGTTGCTGCTGATGTAGGGTATGAGGCTGTTCCGTCCAGAAAAGGgacaaagaaaacacaaaaagtGAAGTTGGAGTATGTAGAGCCTGATGGTAAAACAATTGAGTTGGATAG GGATTTTACACCCATCTGTAGACCAGAAGCTCTCATTAATATGCTATCTATCATCAAGGAGAAAGACAAACAAGTCAAGGCCATAActgaaattggatttggtgGCCTGCTGTCTATTCGTCTTCCTGATATTAACAAGAAGCTTATTTGCTGGATTCTTGAGAAATTTAACAGTGTTGGTCATATGCTGCAGTTTGGGGAAGGCCGGAAATATGGTGTGCAGCTATATGATTATGATGTGTATGACGTGTTTAGGCTGCCCTTGGTGAAAGGTGTTGATGTTGAAGAAACACCCAGGAAGAGGGTTGAGGGAGATGGAACGTTTGAAATGATCCAGAGGTGGTTTAGAAAATATAACAAAAAAGACAATGTGCAATCTGCTGCTTTGTCTGAGGTGGAGATTTATCTTGCAAATACTAACGAGTACGGAGATGAATTCAAGCGTGCGTTTGTGATTTACGCTTTAG GTGTTTTCTTGGCTCCCACGTCTAACCGTTTGGTAGACATTAAGCTTCTTAAGGCAGTAGAGGATGTTTCAAAAATTGCGAAACAAAATTGGTGCAAGTACGTGCTTGACCATTTGGGGTTGGCTGTATGTAGGTGGAACGAAAAAATTACTAATACTAGAGTTGGCGGTTGTTTACAATTTTTGGAGATTATATATCTTCAAAGAGCTTTATTCCGTGGTGTAAGTCCGCCCAAGGAGATTCCGCTTGTGCAACATTGGTCTCCTGATGAAGTATCTGAACGTGTAGCTGCTGAGGTGAAAATGGGTTTTGGGCTAGCTGCTGTTGATTTAACGAGCTATCCTTTGTCAAAGTCTCTTGGTGATTTGTCGGGGATACCTCATTCTGCATCGGGAAGTAAGATGATTGAGTTTGCTATTCCTGAAGGTTTTCAGACAAATGATGATATTGAAAAGAGCTGCGATGAT GAGTTGGAAGTAGCATTGAAAAAGTATTGCCGGGATTTATACATTGTTTAA
- the LOC110789075 gene encoding calcium-dependent protein kinase 24 translates to MGGCISTFPPNGSRNLRRKIRARTNGRSRRSRGVSEEYTTTAGRKSTNNSRLINVLSNPTVGDNIKQKYTFGKELGRGEFGVTYQCTEVATGENYACKTISKSKLRTEVDIEDVKREVEIMRHFPKHPNIVAFKEAYEDKEAVYLVMELCQGGELFDRIVSRGHYCERAASQVVRTILQVVKVCHAHGVIHRDLKPENFLFANKNENAALKAIDFGLSIFFEPGQRFNEIVGSPYYMAPEVLRRNYGPEIDVWSAGVILYILLCGVPPFWAETEEGIAQAIVRGVIDFERDPWPRVSPLAKDLVKHMLDQNPYSRMTVDEVLEHPWMKNANNNADVPLGQNVRTRIKQFSLMNKFKKKVLRVVADTLPDEQIEKLRKTFNMMDTDKNGSLSFEELKQGLVKLGHVLPDSDVQMILEAADVDGNGTLDCGEFLTLSIHLQKMGDDEHLLRAFKYFDKDQSGYIEFEELKLEFFSDVDATDGTKNEQVIRDILFDADLNKDGRIDYNEFKTMMHSGMDWKMCSRQYSKAMFNKLSTKLFNHSGLLK, encoded by the exons ATGGGAGGTTGCATTTCAACGTTTCCCCCCAACGGATCGCGAAACCTAAGAAGAAAGATTAGGGCTAGGACGAATGGCCGTTCAAGGCGATCACGGGGAGTATCGGAGGAGTACACCACCACGGCGGGGAGGAAATCGACAAACAACTCGAGGTTGATTAACGTGTTATCGAACCCTACGGTGGGGGACAACATTAAACAAAAGTACACCTTTGGGAAGGAGTTGGGAAGGGGTGAGTTTGGTGTTACCTACCAATGTACGGAGGTGGCGACCGGGGAAAACTACGCTTGCAAAACTATATCAAAGAGCAAGCTTAGAACCGAGGTTGATATCGAGGATGTTAAGAGGGAAGTTGAGATAATGAGACATTTTCCTAAACACCCTAATATTGTTGCCTTTAAAGAAGCTTATGAAGATAAAGAAGCCGTTTATTTGGTTATGGAATTATGTCAAGGTGGTGAACTTTTTGATAGGATTGTTTCTAGGGGACATTATTGTGAGAGGGCTGCTTCTCAAGTTGTTAGGACCATTTTGCAAGTCGTTAAG GTTTGCCATGCACATGGAGTCATACACCGGGATCTCAAGCCTGAGAATTTCTTGTTTGCTAACAAAAATGAGAATGCTGCCCTTAAAGCCATTGATTTTGGGCTCTCCATATTTTTCGAGCCAG GTCAACGGTTCAACGAAATAGTGGGAAGTCCATATTACATGGCACCTGAAGTTCTAAGAAGGAACTATGGACCTGAGATCGATGTTTGGAGTGCTGGTGTTATCCTTTACATATTACTTTGTGGTGTCCCCCCTTTTTGGGCAG AGACCGAAGAAGGAATAGCACAAGCAATTGTAAGAGGAGTTATAGATTTTGAAAGAGATCCATGGCCAAGAGTTTCTCCATTAGCAAAGGATCTTGTAAAGCATATGCTTGATCAAAATCCTTATAGTCGAATGACTGTCGACGAAGTCCTAG AACACCCTTGGATGAAAAATGCCAATAACAATGCCGATGTTCCATTAGGCCAAAATGTGAGAACAAGGATCAAGCAATTCTCCCTGATGAACAAGTTCAAGAAGAAAGTTTTGAGA GTGGTTGCGGACACTTTGCCAGATGAACAAATCGAAAAGCTAAGAAAAACGTTCAATATGATGGACACTGATAAGAACGGGAGTTTAAGCTTTGAAGAGCTTAAACAAGGGCTTGTTAAGCTTGGACATGTTCTTCCTGATTCTGATGTTCAAATGATCCTAGAGGCT GCGGACGTGGACGGGAATGGAACCTTAGATTGTGGAGAATTCCTAACACTATCAATCCACCTTCAAAAAATGGGTGATGATGAACATCTTCTACGTGCATTCAAGTACTTTGACAAAGACCAAAGTGGCTACATTGAGTTTGAAGAGTTAAAATTGGAATTCTTTTCGGACGTTGATGCGACTGATGGCACCAAAAACGAGCAAGTTATACGCGACATTCTTTTCGATGCAGACTTGAACAAG GACGGCCGAATCGACTACAACGAGTTTAAGACAATGATGCACTCTGGAATGGATTGGAAGATGTGTTCTCGTCAATACTCAAAGGCTATGTTTAACAAATTGAGCACCAAGTTGTTCAACCATTCGGGGCTGTTAAAATGA
- the LOC110789096 gene encoding uncharacterized protein codes for MEEHKFSIGQEFPDVKAFRNAIKEAAIAQHFELRVVKSDLIRYIAKCSFGDCPWRIRAVKISNSPIFTVRSLEPTHTCGCNAQNAHNQASVDWIVSFIEERLRDNINYKPKDISHDIQKQYGITIPYKQAWRARERGLAAIYGSSEEGYFLLPSFCDQIKKSNPGTVAEVYTDCADDRFQRLFVFFYASIYGFLNGCLPVIGLGGLQLKNKYLGTLLVATSFDADGGLFPLAFAVVDMENDESWIWFLSELHKALEMNTQCIPQFAFLSDGSKGIADALKTKFPSSFHAVCMRHLTDSIGKEFNDSRLVHALWQAASATTVVSFKEKMAEIEDISSEAAKWLQEFPPHSWALLYFQGIRYGHFSSNVEEFNIWITEACELPVIQVIEKIYNKLTTMFEERHSKSKSWTSVLAPFAEKRIEEAIKLTSSYQVLQSDEFEFEVISAERSDIVNIGTHCCSCRYWQLYQIPCSHAVAALLSCKKDPYALTVKYFTVESYRETYLPKLHPIPGKIELKRSGESLVNEDIQVVRPPKFRRPPGRPEKKRICTDDINREKHVVRCSRCNQTGHYKTTCKAESAERI; via the coding sequence ATGGAGGAACACAAGTTTTCCATTGGTCAGGAGTTTCCTGATGTCAAGGCTTTCCGAAATGCAATTAAAGAAGCTGCTATTGCACAACACTTTGAACTGCGTGTAGTAAAAAGTGATTTAATCCGTTATATTGCAAAATGTTCATTTGGAGACTGTCCATGGCGTATCCGTGCTGTTAAGATTTCTAATTCTCCCATATTCACTGTACGTAGTTTGGAACCTACACATACGTGTGGCTGCAATGCTCAGAATGCGCATAATCAGGCTTCTGTTGATTGGATCGTGAGTTTCATAGAGGAGCGACTGCGGGATAATATAAATTACAAGCCAAAAGATATATCACATGATATTCAAAAACAATATGGGATAACAATACCTTACAAGCAGGCTTGGCGTGCTAGGGAACGGGGCCTTGCAGCAATTTACGGTTCTTCTGAAGAGGGATATTTCCTTCTTCCTTCCTTTTGTGATCAAATAAAGAAATCAAATCCCGGAACTGTTGCAGAGGTTTATACTGATTGTGCAGATGATCGGTTTCAACgtctctttgtttttttttatgcaTCCATTTATGGGTTCCTGAACGGTTGCTTACCCGTGATAGGGCTTGGTGGGTTACAGCTTAAGAACAAGTATCTTGGGACCCTATTGGTAGCAACTTCTTTTGACGCAGATGGGGGGTTATTCCCCCTTGCTTTCGCTGTTGTTGATATGGAGAATGACGAGAGTTGGATATGGTTCTTGTCAGAGTTGCATAAAGCTCTAGAGATGAATACTCAGTGTATTCCACAGTTTGCGTTTTTGTCAGATGGATCAAAGGGTATAGCAGATGCTTTAAAAACAAAGTTCCCTAGTTCATTTCATGCTGTTTGCATGCGTCACTTGACTGACAGTATTGGCAAGGAGTTTAACGACTCCAGACTAGTGCATGCTCTGTGGCAAGCTGCTTCTGCAACAACTGTAGTTTCTTTCAAAGAAAAAATGGCAGAAATTGAGGACATATCATCTGAAGCAGCCAAGTGGTTGCAAGAGTTTCCTCCTCATAGTTGGGCACTTTTATATTTTCAAGGGATAAGATATGGTCATTTTTCCTCAAATGTTGAGGAATTCAATATATGGATTACTGAAGCATGTGAATTGCCTGTTATTCAGGTGATTGAGAAGATTTACAACAAACTGACAACCATGTTTGAGGAGCGACATTCTAAGAGTAAGTCGTGGACATCAGTTTTAGCTCCTTTTGCTGAAAAACGGATTGAAGAAGCCATTAAGTTGACATCCTCTTACCAAGTCCTTCAGTCTGACGAGTTTGAATTTGAGGTCATATCAGCTGAACGATCAGATATTGTAAACATTGGAACTCATTGTTGTTCATGTCGATATTGGCAACTATATCAAATCCCGTGTTCCCATGCAGTAGCAGCACTTCTTTCTTGCAAAAAAGATCCATATGCCTTGACAGTAAAATATTTTACTGTTGAGAGTTACAGGGAGACATATTTGCCCAAGTTGCACCCTATCCCCGGGAAAATTGAGTTGAAAAGGTCTGGCGAGTCTCTGGTAAATGAGGACATACAAGTGGTCCGACCACCCAAGTTCCGTCGCCCTCCAGGTAGGCCCGAGAAAAAGCGAATCTGCACCGACGATATTAATCGGGAGAAGCATGTTGTTCGCTGTAGCAGGTGTAACCAAACGGGGCATTACAAGACTACTTGCAAAGCAGAGTCTGCAGAAAGGATTTAA